A window of Methanosphaera sp. WGK6 contains these coding sequences:
- a CDS encoding Lrp/AsnC family transcriptional regulator produces MDENDKKILNELVENSRMPVSKLSLKTGIPDSTISNRIKKLEKNNVIEQYTTIVNPEAVGIKVTAMIIIQTETEKHENVEKELPKLKKVSEVYSISGEYDILIKVWSHTLEELNEIINAEIRTIDGIEELRELIVMERLKEEPLKLDLD; encoded by the coding sequence ATGGATGAAAATGATAAAAAAATTTTAAATGAATTAGTAGAAAATTCGAGAATGCCCGTATCTAAATTATCATTAAAAACAGGGATACCTGATTCAACCATATCAAACAGAATTAAAAAATTAGAAAAAAACAATGTAATCGAACAATACACAACAATAGTAAATCCAGAAGCAGTAGGAATAAAAGTAACTGCAATGATTATAATACAAACTGAAACAGAAAAACATGAAAACGTTGAAAAAGAATTACCTAAGCTAAAAAAAGTTTCAGAAGTTTACAGTATCTCTGGAGAATATGATATTTTAATCAAAGTATGGTCACACACATTAGAAGAATTAAATGAAATAATAAATGCAGAAATAAGAACAATTGACGGAATTGAAGAATTGCGTGAATTAATTGTAATGGAAAGACTTAAAGAAGAACCATTAAAATTAGATTTAGACTAA
- a CDS encoding trans-aconitate 2-methyltransferase yields the protein METQKVKDAFNQGSNKYDNYRKQAIPLMDEFYQTAIDLTKKYNNPKILDLGAGTGILTELLHKQHPKSEITLIDMSHKMLEKARKKFENEILFNYIEANYLTHNFPEQYDIIISSLSIHHLTDDEKQELYEKIYNHLLDGGVFINADQVSGATDKTEQLYKEKDESHLQTQNMPEYEKEILRKRRTLDKPATLRDTIKWYKQIGYVNVDVFFKYYRYFVISGQK from the coding sequence ATGGAAACTCAAAAAGTAAAAGATGCATTTAATCAAGGATCAAATAAGTATGATAACTACAGAAAACAAGCAATACCTTTAATGGATGAATTTTATCAAACCGCAATAGATCTTACAAAAAAATATAATAATCCAAAAATACTTGATTTAGGTGCAGGAACTGGAATATTAACAGAATTATTACATAAACAACATCCAAAAAGTGAAATAACATTAATAGATATGTCTCATAAAATGTTAGAAAAAGCAAGAAAAAAATTTGAAAATGAAATCTTATTTAATTATATAGAAGCAAATTATTTAACTCATAACTTTCCAGAACAATATGATATAATAATTTCATCATTATCCATACATCACTTAACGGATGATGAAAAACAAGAATTATACGAAAAAATTTACAATCACTTACTTGATGGTGGTGTATTTATAAATGCTGACCAGGTAAGTGGAGCAACAGATAAAACAGAACAACTATATAAGGAAAAAGATGAATCACACCTTCAAACACAAAACATGCCAGAATATGAAAAAGAAATTCTACGTAAAAGAAGAACATTAGATAAGCCTGCAACACTAAGGGATACAATTAAATGGTATAAACAAATAGGGTATGTTAATGTAGATGTTTTTTTCAAATATTATCGTTATTTCGTGATTTCAGGACAAAAATAG
- the cfbA gene encoding sirohydrochlorin nickelochelatase — protein MNKENNKTGILLVGHGSRLKYNKELVTEVARKYALTMPDYNVEVGFMELVEPSIPQSFNKLKETGVNKIIVNPVFLAHGMHTKIDIPTILGLGPLVDLENHPHHHHNHNHEHHHHHHRDAKSEPVEFDGEIIYLEPLGADDKIVDIITDRINNELEKNPTNPPENTGILLIGHGSTLPYNNEVIESIAKKYISQNKDYPIEVGFMQLSKPTILESFDKLKEKGVKKVIACPIFLAHGIHTKLDIPHSLGLNPEPIKSYPKNYDNIDVVEFDGEIILTEPIDANDSIIDIISERINPHL, from the coding sequence ATGAACAAGGAGAATAACAAAACAGGAATATTACTAGTAGGACATGGAAGTAGACTAAAATACAATAAAGAATTAGTAACAGAAGTTGCACGAAAATATGCCTTAACTATGCCAGATTATAATGTTGAAGTAGGTTTTATGGAATTAGTAGAACCAAGTATTCCTCAATCATTTAACAAATTAAAAGAAACTGGTGTTAATAAAATAATAGTAAATCCTGTGTTTTTAGCTCATGGAATGCATACAAAAATTGATATTCCTACAATATTAGGTCTTGGACCACTAGTTGACCTTGAAAATCATCCACACCACCATCATAATCATAACCATGAACATCACCATCACCATCATAGAGATGCTAAATCAGAACCAGTGGAGTTTGATGGTGAAATAATATATTTAGAACCTCTAGGTGCAGATGATAAAATTGTTGATATTATAACAGATAGAATAAACAATGAATTAGAAAAAAATCCTACAAATCCACCAGAAAATACAGGAATATTACTAATAGGACATGGAAGTACATTACCCTACAATAATGAAGTTATTGAATCCATTGCAAAGAAATATATTTCACAAAACAAGGATTACCCAATCGAAGTAGGATTTATGCAACTTAGTAAGCCAACTATACTAGAATCATTTGATAAATTAAAAGAAAAAGGAGTTAAAAAAGTTATTGCTTGTCCAATATTCTTAGCTCATGGTATCCATACAAAATTAGATATACCACATTCTTTAGGTCTTAATCCAGAACCTATTAAAAGTTATCCAAAAAACTATGATAACATAGATGTTGTTGAATTTGATGGTGAAATAATATTAACAGAACCAATAGATGCAAATGATTCTATAATCGATATTATATCAGAAAGAATTAATCCTCATTTATAA
- a CDS encoding Zn-ribbon domain-containing OB-fold protein — MSEIIKGWRHNDQRYNLIGTKCNKCGNTFFPKRVVCPNCRSHGDIEDLQFIGTGKIYTYSVIHAATDDFKTNSPYAVGIIELDEGAKVTAQIVDCDVNNLNIGDEVEVVFRKISEEGKEGVISYGYKFKLKE, encoded by the coding sequence ATGAGTGAGATTATAAAAGGATGGCGTCATAACGATCAAAGATACAATTTAATAGGAACCAAGTGTAACAAGTGCGGAAACACATTTTTCCCTAAAAGGGTAGTTTGTCCAAACTGTAGAAGCCATGGTGATATTGAAGATCTCCAATTCATAGGAACAGGTAAAATATACACCTACTCCGTAATTCATGCAGCAACAGATGATTTCAAAACAAATTCACCATATGCTGTAGGAATAATTGAATTAGATGAAGGTGCAAAAGTAACAGCACAAATAGTAGACTGTGATGTCAACAACTTAAACATCGGCGACGAAGTAGAAGTCGTATTTAGAAAAATCAGTGAAGAAGGAAAAGAAGGAGTTATATCATATGGATACAAATTCAAACTCAAAGAATGA
- a CDS encoding YitT family protein, whose translation MKKSIIKQYINLDLYDINFKQLLRNYFILIIGLFIMSFGVALSVKSDLGTTPISCIPNVLSFAVPLSLGTITVIFNMLLILIQIIVLKSNFEKIQLMQIVVTSIFGYFIDFALGVLSFVEPITLIDQWIVCIISCFVIALGVLLEVNSNAVVLPGEGVSLAIKSVTDIEFGKLKTAFDTSNVIIGVILSLVLYGTFKGIGLGTVFAGIVVGYIVRFYRNISVIILNKIKF comes from the coding sequence ATGAAAAAAAGCATAATTAAACAGTATATTAATTTAGATTTATATGATATAAATTTTAAACAATTACTCAGGAATTATTTTATTTTAATCATAGGATTATTTATAATGTCCTTTGGTGTAGCATTATCTGTTAAATCCGATTTAGGAACAACACCTATATCATGCATACCAAATGTTTTAAGTTTTGCTGTTCCATTATCTCTTGGAACAATAACGGTTATTTTTAATATGTTACTTATTTTAATTCAAATAATTGTTTTAAAATCAAACTTTGAAAAAATACAATTGATGCAAATTGTAGTAACAAGTATCTTTGGATATTTTATTGACTTCGCGTTAGGTGTTTTATCATTCGTAGAACCTATAACACTCATAGATCAATGGATTGTTTGTATTATTAGTTGTTTTGTTATAGCATTAGGTGTACTTTTAGAAGTAAATTCTAATGCAGTGGTATTGCCTGGTGAAGGTGTATCTTTAGCTATTAAATCTGTTACTGATATTGAATTTGGTAAATTAAAAACAGCATTTGATACAAGTAATGTTATAATAGGTGTAATTTTATCATTAGTATTGTATGGAACATTTAAAGGGATTGGTTTGGGTACAGTATTTGCTGGAATTGTTGTTGGATATATTGTACGATTTTATAGGAATATTTCAGTGATTATTTTAAATAAAATTAAATTTTAA
- the amrS gene encoding AmmeMemoRadiSam system radical SAM enzyme: MNRCDICPNNCDYDNNSICQQSPIYDDENIVETSAIAIDPIEKKPLYHFMPGTKTLSIGTVGCNLKCINCQNHTIAQPENTILVPIKTYAPEELVQQAIDNDLESISWTYNEPTIHPKWIISTAKIAKDYDIKTILVTNGYTSQKTLDKLEKYVDAVNVDIKSMDEEFYKEVCVGTLKPVLNSINYYVKHGVHTEVTNLLIPGYNDSTQDIRKIISFIGNTSDKIPLHFTRFYPQFKLNDIEPTREKTIYKACDLAQYLGIKYTYPGNIEASYKDNTYCKNCRHLLIERNDYEIKNHVTKMGGCPNCSHKADVYQE, encoded by the coding sequence ATGAATAGATGTGATATTTGCCCAAATAATTGTGATTATGATAATAATTCAATATGTCAACAAAGTCCAATATATGATGATGAAAATATAGTAGAAACATCTGCAATAGCAATAGATCCTATTGAAAAAAAACCCTTATATCATTTTATGCCAGGTACTAAAACACTATCCATTGGTACTGTTGGTTGTAATTTAAAATGTATTAATTGTCAAAATCATACTATAGCTCAACCAGAAAATACTATACTCGTACCTATAAAAACATATGCTCCAGAGGAACTGGTACAACAAGCAATAGATAATGATTTGGAAAGTATCTCCTGGACCTACAATGAACCTACAATACATCCTAAATGGATAATAAGTACTGCAAAAATAGCTAAAGATTATGATATTAAAACAATACTTGTTACAAATGGTTATACTAGTCAAAAAACATTAGATAAATTAGAAAAGTATGTAGATGCTGTAAATGTAGATATTAAAAGTATGGATGAAGAATTCTATAAAGAAGTATGTGTTGGAACATTGAAGCCTGTGTTAAATTCTATAAACTATTATGTTAAACATGGAGTTCATACAGAGGTGACTAATTTATTAATTCCAGGATACAATGATTCTACACAAGATATTAGAAAAATAATTAGTTTTATTGGAAATACATCTGATAAAATACCACTTCACTTCACCCGATTTTATCCTCAATTTAAATTAAATGACATTGAACCTACAAGAGAAAAAACAATATATAAAGCATGTGATCTTGCTCAATATCTGGGAATAAAATACACATACCCTGGAAATATAGAAGCATCATATAAGGATAATACTTATTGTAAAAATTGTAGACATCTCTTAATTGAAAGAAATGACTATGAAATTAAAAATCATGTTACAAAAATGGGTGGATGTCCAAATTGTAGTCATAAAGCCGATGTTTATCAAGAATAA
- the cfbA gene encoding sirohydrochlorin nickelochelatase, whose amino-acid sequence MDTNSNSKNDTGILLIGHGSRLPYNKEVVSEIAKKYAETKPDYNIEVGFMELAEPNIPQAFNKLKETGVKKIIVTPVFLAHGMHTKRDIPTILGLEPADIEAELSGGHHHDHGHDHDHEEHEHHHHHHHHHDEEPETIEFDGEIIYTEPLGADDAIVNIIADRVNKHL is encoded by the coding sequence ATGGATACAAATTCAAACTCAAAGAATGATACAGGAATATTACTAATAGGACATGGAAGTCGTCTTCCATACAACAAAGAAGTAGTAAGTGAAATAGCAAAAAAATACGCAGAAACAAAACCAGACTACAACATAGAAGTAGGATTCATGGAACTTGCTGAACCAAACATCCCTCAAGCATTTAACAAACTAAAAGAAACAGGAGTAAAAAAAATAATAGTAACTCCAGTATTTTTAGCTCATGGAATGCACACAAAAAGAGATATTCCAACAATACTTGGATTAGAACCAGCAGATATTGAAGCTGAACTTTCTGGTGGACATCATCATGACCACGGCCACGACCATGACCATGAAGAACACGAACACCATCATCATCACCATCATCATCATGATGAAGAACCAGAAACAATTGAATTTGATGGAGAAATCATATACACTGAACCATTAGGTGCAGATGATGCAATAGTTAACATTATTGCAGACAGAGTAAACAAACATTTATAA
- the thiL gene encoding thiamine-phosphate kinase, whose product MIISELGEKKLIKKLLKKRDETLTNLPKTILNSYHDDAALQENKDQYTVISTDMLIQHTHFPKQMTPYQMGEKIVTVNVSDILAMNAKPESILISMALPKTLDVHDFDEIIDGILKKCEEYKITLIGGDLNQHDEIILCGTATGQINKEVKLQRNIEPTNLIAVTGQLGGPAAALDLINNDMTLPLQDKEIILNSLLEPNLPLKTSEILRKHPEIVTSITDITDGLAVELGHLHEKNNNLGFCIHKNKIPYNKYLEEIANANNKNLNEYLFHFGEEFELLLTLKKDKYNKYKHELKDIHVIGEVNNSNQITILENNSIKNMKIKGYEHLKEN is encoded by the coding sequence ATGATAATATCAGAACTAGGAGAAAAAAAATTAATTAAAAAACTCCTCAAAAAACGAGATGAAACATTAACTAATCTCCCTAAAACAATTCTAAACAGTTATCATGATGATGCAGCACTACAAGAAAATAAGGACCAATACACTGTAATTTCTACTGATATGCTCATTCAACATACCCATTTTCCAAAACAAATGACCCCCTATCAAATGGGTGAAAAAATAGTTACTGTTAATGTAAGTGATATACTTGCAATGAATGCAAAACCTGAATCAATACTTATTTCCATGGCACTTCCAAAAACATTAGATGTACATGATTTTGATGAAATAATAGACGGTATTCTTAAAAAATGTGAAGAATATAAGATTACATTGATTGGTGGTGATTTAAATCAACATGATGAAATAATATTATGTGGAACAGCTACAGGCCAAATAAATAAGGAAGTAAAACTACAAAGAAATATAGAACCAACCAATTTAATAGCAGTAACAGGACAACTTGGAGGTCCAGCAGCAGCACTTGATTTAATTAACAATGATATGACCCTACCCTTACAAGACAAAGAAATTATACTAAATAGTTTATTAGAACCTAATTTACCCCTTAAAACATCAGAAATTCTTAGAAAACACCCTGAAATTGTTACAAGTATTACTGACATAACTGATGGATTAGCAGTAGAATTAGGACATTTACACGAAAAAAATAATAATCTAGGCTTCTGTATACATAAGAATAAAATACCATACAATAAATATTTAGAAGAAATTGCAAATGCCAACAATAAAAATTTAAATGAGTATTTATTTCATTTTGGAGAAGAATTTGAACTATTATTAACATTAAAAAAAGACAAATACAATAAATATAAACATGAACTAAAAGACATTCATGTAATTGGTGAAGTAAATAATAGTAATCAAATAACCATACTAGAGAATAATTCTATTAAAAATATGAAAATAAAAGGTTATGAACATTTAAAGGAGAATTAG